A part of Marinomonas rhizomae genomic DNA contains:
- a CDS encoding DUF2496 domain-containing protein: protein MSLDHAPDHVKLAVDLIELLESHDIEPSVAVGALTIALRDFQAKLEKIDEEQGKLEK from the coding sequence ATGTCTTTAGACCACGCGCCAGATCATGTTAAGTTGGCAGTTGATCTTATTGAGTTGCTTGAAAGTCACGATATTGAGCCAAGTGTTGCGGTTGGTGCTTTAACAATTGCTCTGCGTGACTTTCAAGCAAAGCTTGAAAAAATCGATGAAGAGCAAGGAAAGCTTGAGAAATGA
- a CDS encoding thiopurine S-methyltransferase — translation MITNEFWLDRWKTGRIGFHQEGVNPKLIEFWPILPKGSRVLVPLCGKSNDMIWLAEQGYEVTGVELSSLAVIQFLGDNDLAYNTQQDGGLKIHTVDGLPLRIVEGDYFQFTENEFDACYDRAAMVAMPDSKRTEYVSHTLERLSSSACGVLISLQYDGDQQGPPFSVDEDSVISLWGSKIQKITAENLALTNPQYKEQGHNIFEESVWRIQP, via the coding sequence GTGATTACAAATGAATTTTGGTTGGATCGATGGAAAACAGGGCGTATTGGCTTTCATCAAGAAGGCGTCAATCCGAAACTAATTGAGTTCTGGCCTATTTTACCCAAAGGCAGCCGAGTGCTTGTGCCTTTATGTGGAAAGTCCAACGATATGATCTGGTTAGCCGAGCAAGGTTATGAAGTCACAGGTGTTGAACTCTCTTCTCTGGCGGTGATTCAGTTTTTAGGGGATAACGATCTGGCCTATAACACACAACAAGATGGCGGCTTAAAAATCCATACCGTTGACGGATTGCCATTACGCATTGTCGAAGGTGACTATTTTCAATTCACCGAAAACGAATTTGATGCCTGCTACGATCGTGCCGCCATGGTAGCCATGCCTGATTCAAAGCGGACTGAGTATGTTTCTCACACTCTTGAGCGTTTGTCGTCATCTGCTTGCGGTGTTTTGATTTCGTTACAGTACGATGGTGATCAGCAAGGACCTCCATTTTCCGTTGATGAAGACAGTGTTATCTCACTATGGGGAAGCAAAATTCAGAAAATTACTGCAGAAAACCTAGCTCTGACGAATCCCCAATATAAAGAGCAAGGACACAATATATTTGAGGAAAGTGTGTGGCGCATTCAACCCTAG
- a CDS encoding DUF1304 domain-containing protein: protein MELIAIITTALVALLHLYIMYIEMFLWDKPKGMKVFGLKPDFAKASKVLAANQGLYNGFLAAGLLWGLWLGAAGSQVTVFFLLCVVVAGVYGAITSSKKILFVQGLPGLIALIAVLLAA from the coding sequence ATGGAATTAATTGCAATTATCACTACGGCACTGGTTGCTCTTTTGCATCTGTACATTATGTATATTGAGATGTTTCTTTGGGATAAACCTAAAGGCATGAAAGTATTTGGATTGAAACCAGATTTTGCTAAAGCGAGTAAGGTGTTGGCTGCAAACCAAGGTCTCTACAATGGTTTTCTCGCAGCCGGTTTGTTGTGGGGGTTGTGGCTTGGTGCGGCTGGTTCGCAGGTAACTGTGTTCTTTTTACTTTGCGTTGTTGTTGCTGGCGTTTATGGCGCAATTACGTCAAGTAAAAAGATTTTGTTTGTACAAGGCTTGCCGGGGTTGATTGCTCTAATCGCTGTTTTATTAGCGGCTTAA